The region CGCCGAGCTCAGGAGGACCGGCGACTCCGACGAGCAGAGCTGACAGGAGCGGAGCCGACGGGAGCGGAGGTCGCGCCGGCGGGAAAAGAAAAACCCCGGGCGCGCTCCGCCTCCTGGGGAGGCGGGCCGGCTGGACCATGACCGGGACGTTCGTCCGCGGCCGCCGGCTGCCCGGGGTTCCGGTGACTGTCGAGGATTCGCCGGGACGTCGTACGACATCCAGACGGAAGGTCCAGATGGACGAGTCCTAGCGGACAGCCACCTCGCTAGCCCAATAATGATCAACCATTGTTTGGACCACCTCCCTTCTGCGTGCCTTCAAATTATGCGAGCGATCCGCGAAGCGGCAAGCGGATTATCGGCCGGTCCCGATGGCGTGGCGGAGCCCGTTCTCGGCGCCACGACCTAAACTTCTGGTCATGGCCGAGACTTGGCACGAGGAGCTGCGGGCCCGCGGCTACCGGATCACCCCCCAGCGCCAGCTCGTGCTGGAAGCGGTCACCGAACTGGGGCACGCGACGCCGGAGGACATCTGCGCCCGGGTGCAGCGGACGGCCAGAGGGGTCAACATCTCGACGGTCTACCGGACCCTCGAACTGCTGGAGGAGCTCGGTCTCGTCACCCACACCCACCTCGGCCACGGCGCTCCGACCTATCACCTCGCGTCGGAGGCCGATCACGTCCACCTCGTCTGCCGGGGCTGCGGCGAGGTCACCGAGGTGGCCCCCCCGCTGGTGGACGGCCTCGTCACGGCCCTCGACGCGGAGCTGGGCTTCGCGACCGACGTGCGCCATCTGA is a window of Microbispora sp. NBC_01189 DNA encoding:
- a CDS encoding Fur family transcriptional regulator; protein product: MAETWHEELRARGYRITPQRQLVLEAVTELGHATPEDICARVQRTARGVNISTVYRTLELLEELGLVTHTHLGHGAPTYHLASEADHVHLVCRGCGEVTEVAPPLVDGLVTALDAELGFATDVRHLTVFGTCRKCR